A stretch of the Azospirillum brasilense genome encodes the following:
- the tnpC gene encoding IS66 family transposase, whose protein sequence is MTATLPDDIARLRAALAQAEARADAAEAEAARARAMASNTEALIASLKLEIEKLRRELYGTRSERKARLLDQLEFQLEELEATASEDELAAEQAAAKTTAVTAFTRKRPSRQPFPDHLPRERVVVPAPASCPCCGSDKLCKLGETITETLEVIPRQWKVIQTVRERFSCRACETISQPPAPFHATPRGWAGPNLLATVLFEKFGQHQPLNRQAERFAREGVPLSLSTLADQVGTAAAVLKPLHDLIAAHVMAAGRLHGDDTPVPVLAKGKTDTGRLWVYVRDDRPFAGQAPPAALFHYSRDRKGEHPEQHLAGFTGWLQADAFAGYNRLYEPDRRPGPIHAALCWAHARRGFFKLADIAANTRRGKDAPPISPLALEAVRRIDALFDLERALNGKPAAERRAARQEHGIALVAALEGWMRMERARLSRHAPVAKAMDYMLTRWDGFTRFLGDGRLCLTNNAAERGLRGIALGRKAWLFCGSDRGGHRAAIMYGLITTAKLNDIDPQAWLADVLARINDIPQTRLHELLPWNWKPA, encoded by the coding sequence ATGACCGCCACCCTGCCCGACGACATCGCCCGCTTGCGCGCCGCCTTGGCGCAGGCCGAGGCACGGGCGGACGCGGCGGAAGCCGAAGCGGCCCGGGCCAGGGCGATGGCGTCGAACACCGAGGCGCTGATCGCCAGCCTGAAGCTGGAAATCGAGAAGCTCCGGCGCGAACTCTACGGCACGCGCTCCGAGCGCAAGGCGCGCCTGCTGGACCAGTTGGAGTTCCAGCTCGAAGAGCTGGAAGCAACGGCCAGCGAGGACGAACTGGCGGCCGAGCAGGCCGCCGCCAAAACCACCGCGGTGACGGCCTTCACCCGCAAACGGCCATCGCGCCAGCCCTTTCCCGACCACCTGCCGCGTGAGCGCGTCGTTGTGCCGGCCCCGGCGAGTTGCCCGTGCTGCGGCTCGGACAAGCTGTGCAAGCTGGGCGAGACGATCACCGAGACGCTGGAGGTGATCCCGCGCCAGTGGAAGGTGATCCAGACAGTGCGGGAGCGGTTCTCCTGCCGGGCCTGCGAGACGATCAGCCAGCCGCCGGCGCCGTTCCACGCCACCCCGCGGGGCTGGGCCGGCCCCAACCTGCTGGCCACCGTTCTGTTCGAGAAGTTCGGCCAGCATCAGCCGCTGAACCGGCAAGCCGAACGCTTCGCGCGCGAGGGCGTGCCGCTCAGCCTGTCCACCCTGGCCGACCAGGTGGGCACCGCCGCCGCGGTGCTGAAGCCGCTGCACGACCTGATCGCGGCGCATGTGATGGCGGCCGGGCGGCTGCATGGAGACGACACGCCGGTGCCCGTGCTGGCCAAGGGCAAGACCGACACCGGGCGGCTGTGGGTGTATGTGCGCGATGACCGGCCGTTCGCCGGCCAAGCCCCACCGGCGGCGCTGTTTCACTATTCGCGCGACCGTAAGGGCGAGCATCCCGAACAGCACTTGGCCGGCTTCACCGGCTGGCTGCAGGCCGATGCGTTCGCCGGCTACAACCGGCTGTACGAGCCCGACCGTCGGCCGGGGCCGATCCATGCCGCGCTGTGCTGGGCGCATGCCCGGCGCGGCTTCTTCAAGTTGGCCGACATCGCCGCGAACACCAGACGCGGCAAGGACGCCCCGCCGATCTCACCGCTGGCGCTGGAGGCCGTGAGGCGCATCGACGCCCTCTTCGATCTCGAGCGCGCCTTGAACGGCAAGCCGGCGGCCGAGCGGCGGGCGGCCCGCCAGGAGCACGGCATCGCCCTGGTAGCCGCGCTGGAGGGCTGGATGCGGATGGAGCGTGCCCGGCTCTCCCGCCATGCCCCCGTGGCCAAGGCGATGGACTACATGCTGACCCGTTGGGACGGCTTCACCCGCTTCCTCGGCGATGGCCGGCTGTGCCTGACGAACAACGCCGCCGAACGCGGCCTGCGCGGGATTGCCTTGGGCAGAAAGGCGTGGCTGTTCTGCGGCTCCGATCGCGGCGGCCACCGGGCCGCCATCATGTACGGCCTGATCACCACGGCCAAGCTCAACGACATCGATCCCCAGGCGTGGCTCGCCGACGTGCTGGCACGCATCAACGACATCCCCCAAACCCGCCTGCACGAACTGCTGCCCTGGAACTGGAAGCCGGCCTGA
- a CDS encoding IclR family transcriptional regulator yields MAPRRPSSRQSDTESATIDADASVKQSGAARAGDPLMVMSVEKAFRVLNAFDAARPTMSLTQIASIVGLDKSAAQRFTHTLQKLGYLHKDPETKRFELTVKTLDLGHHYLRGNGLLERSMPYLMHLSKTTEETINLTMLDDTEIVFVSRFMSRHVLNTDVVIGMRMPAYCTAPGVAMLSRMPMEEVAALIDRMDLHPYTPNTTWKREDLLAKIERSAGRGYATAFEEYYHGDLSVAAAVVGPSGAPIGAINIAVSRSRFTPEEAEERFAPLIVAAASSISTIGRPTPARKNAPR; encoded by the coding sequence ATGGCTCCGCGCCGTCCGTCTTCCCGACAGTCAGACACGGAATCCGCAACCATCGATGCGGACGCCTCGGTGAAGCAGAGCGGCGCCGCGCGCGCCGGCGATCCCCTGATGGTCATGTCCGTGGAGAAGGCGTTTCGCGTGCTGAACGCGTTCGACGCGGCGCGCCCGACGATGAGCCTGACCCAGATTGCCTCGATCGTCGGGTTGGACAAAAGCGCGGCGCAGCGCTTCACCCACACGCTGCAAAAGCTGGGCTACCTGCACAAGGACCCGGAAACGAAGCGGTTCGAGCTGACCGTCAAGACGCTCGACCTCGGTCATCATTATCTGCGCGGCAACGGGCTGCTCGAACGCTCGATGCCCTACCTGATGCATCTCAGCAAGACCACCGAGGAGACGATCAATCTGACCATGCTGGACGACACCGAGATCGTCTTCGTGTCGCGCTTCATGAGCCGCCACGTTCTGAACACCGACGTCGTCATCGGCATGCGGATGCCGGCCTATTGCACGGCGCCGGGGGTAGCGATGCTGTCGCGGATGCCGATGGAGGAGGTCGCCGCCCTGATCGACCGCATGGACCTGCACCCCTACACGCCGAACACCACCTGGAAGCGGGAGGACTTGCTGGCGAAGATCGAGCGGTCCGCCGGCCGCGGTTACGCCACCGCCTTCGAGGAGTATTACCACGGCGACCTGTCGGTCGCGGCGGCCGTCGTCGGGCCGTCGGGGGCGCCGATCGGGGCGATCAACATCGCCGTCTCACGCTCGCGCTTCACCCCGGAGGAGGCGGAGGAGCGCTTCGCTCCGCTGATCGTCGCCGCCGCGTCGTCGATCTCCACCATCGGGCGCCCGACCCCGGCGAGGAAAAACGCGCCGCGATGA
- a CDS encoding enoyl-CoA hydratase/isomerase family protein yields MFKFILTEVRGPVGIITLNRPEILNAWNAAMRDELVVAFEQFENQDGVRAIILTGAGDRAFGAGQDLNETKTFDADRAEEWVAEWERLYHRMRTLSKPLIIALNGVAAGSAFQVALLGDFRIGHAGVRMGQPEINSGIASTTGPWIMKEMIGLARTMDLTLSGRLMDAEESHRIGLINRIVPQDRVMAESLALAEELAAKPPVAMRLDKQRFREMTEAGFRDALAAGVRIQREAYASGEPARMMEAFLAKRAAKRA; encoded by the coding sequence GTGTTCAAATTCATCCTCACCGAGGTCCGCGGCCCGGTCGGCATCATCACGCTGAACCGCCCGGAGATCCTGAACGCCTGGAACGCCGCAATGCGCGACGAGCTGGTCGTCGCCTTCGAGCAGTTCGAGAACCAGGACGGCGTGCGCGCGATCATCCTCACCGGGGCCGGGGACCGCGCCTTCGGCGCCGGGCAGGACCTGAACGAGACCAAGACCTTCGACGCCGACCGCGCCGAGGAGTGGGTGGCGGAGTGGGAGCGCCTCTACCACCGCATGCGCACCCTGTCGAAGCCGCTGATCATCGCGCTGAACGGCGTCGCCGCCGGCTCCGCCTTCCAGGTCGCCCTGCTCGGCGACTTCCGCATCGGCCACGCCGGGGTGCGCATGGGCCAGCCGGAGATCAACTCCGGCATCGCCAGCACCACCGGCCCGTGGATCATGAAGGAGATGATCGGTCTGGCCCGCACCATGGACCTGACGCTGTCGGGCCGCCTGATGGACGCCGAGGAGAGCCACCGCATCGGCCTGATCAACCGCATCGTCCCACAGGACCGCGTGATGGCCGAATCGCTGGCCCTGGCCGAGGAGTTGGCCGCCAAGCCGCCGGTCGCCATGCGCCTGGACAAGCAGCGCTTCCGCGAGATGACCGAGGCCGGCTTCCGCGACGCCCTGGCCGCCGGCGTGCGCATCCAGCGCGAGGCCTACGCGTCCGGCGAACCGGCCCGGATGATGGAGGCCTTCCTCGCCAAGCGCGCCGCGAAGCGCGCGTAA
- a CDS encoding polyamine ABC transporter substrate-binding protein codes for MSKTSGFSMGRRSLMKGAAGVALGATLPAGLLRPAFAATQITVADPGGPYSPAFRKAFYDPFEKATGIKVVNVAREAEPTAQFKAIVETKSYTWDVCTLTLSARDILMTQNLLEPLNFTAADAPGLMPESLTSHWMGTDVYSTILGYRADKFAANAPQSWADFWNVEKFPGRRSLRKNPIDTLEQALLADGVPLDKLYPLDVDRAFKALDRIKPHVAVWWTGGAQSSQLIQSGEVDMIALWNARAQAVIDGGAPVKINWNQGLYSIEGWGIPRGNPRADAARQFIKFCADPSRQAVFTEVLAYGPTNLDAYKSIPKERAQALPTFEDNLKVMTIAKEDWWGANRAKMNERFNAWILG; via the coding sequence ATGAGCAAGACCTCCGGCTTCTCCATGGGCCGCCGCAGCCTGATGAAGGGAGCCGCCGGCGTCGCGCTGGGCGCCACCCTGCCCGCCGGGCTGCTCCGTCCGGCCTTCGCCGCCACGCAGATCACCGTCGCCGACCCGGGCGGCCCTTACAGCCCGGCCTTCCGCAAGGCCTTCTACGACCCGTTCGAGAAGGCGACCGGCATCAAGGTCGTCAACGTCGCCCGCGAGGCCGAGCCGACCGCCCAGTTCAAGGCCATCGTGGAGACCAAATCCTACACCTGGGACGTCTGCACGCTGACCCTGTCGGCCCGCGACATCCTGATGACGCAGAACCTGCTGGAGCCGCTGAACTTCACCGCGGCGGACGCGCCCGGCCTGATGCCGGAGTCGCTGACCAGCCATTGGATGGGCACCGACGTCTATTCGACCATCCTCGGCTACCGCGCCGACAAGTTCGCCGCCAACGCCCCGCAGAGCTGGGCCGATTTCTGGAACGTCGAGAAGTTCCCGGGCCGCCGCTCGCTGCGCAAGAACCCGATCGACACGCTGGAGCAGGCGCTGCTCGCCGACGGCGTGCCGCTCGACAAGCTCTACCCGCTCGACGTCGACCGCGCCTTCAAGGCACTCGACCGCATCAAGCCGCACGTCGCCGTGTGGTGGACCGGTGGCGCCCAGTCCAGCCAGCTCATCCAGAGCGGCGAGGTCGACATGATCGCCCTGTGGAACGCCCGCGCCCAGGCGGTGATCGACGGCGGCGCCCCGGTGAAGATCAACTGGAACCAGGGCCTCTACTCGATCGAGGGCTGGGGCATCCCGCGCGGCAACCCGCGCGCCGACGCCGCCCGCCAGTTCATCAAGTTCTGCGCCGACCCGTCGCGTCAGGCCGTCTTCACCGAGGTGCTGGCCTACGGCCCGACCAACCTCGACGCCTACAAGAGCATCCCGAAGGAGCGCGCCCAGGCGCTGCCCACCTTTGAAGACAATCTGAAGGTGATGACCATCGCCAAGGAAGATTGGTGGGGCGCCAACCGGGCGAAGATGAACGAGCGTTTCAACGCCTGGATCCTCGGCTAA
- a CDS encoding ABC transporter ATP-binding protein: MLSPLAQARTAPVQAGAAATPKLLVDGLTKRYGAITALEPTRLEVPAGEFLTLLGPSGSGKTTLLQMICGLVEPSGGRILIDGQDETRTPVHKRDIGLVFQHYALFPHLTVAENIGFPLRMRGVAPADLARRVKEALEMVHLGHLAGRFPKELSGGQQQRVALARCFVYQPSVILMDEPLGALDKKLREHMQYEIKRLHRETGATIIYVTHDQEEALAMSDRICLMNHARIEQLGTPHDIYARPKTAFAADFIGVSNIFRGQVRRDGSGAPMLVTGNGSFRLSADTPDSQDGTLVVRPEQLDIDGDGDNEVRGEVVDTVYAGSETRVLVSLGGEETITVRLRRGTAPPRLGEVVAVRWRADAGVLVS, from the coding sequence ATGCTCTCACCGCTCGCACAGGCGCGGACAGCGCCGGTCCAGGCCGGGGCCGCCGCCACGCCGAAGCTGCTGGTCGACGGCCTGACCAAACGGTACGGCGCCATCACGGCGCTGGAGCCCACCCGCCTGGAAGTCCCGGCGGGCGAGTTCCTGACGCTGCTCGGCCCGTCGGGGTCCGGCAAGACCACGCTTCTGCAGATGATCTGCGGGCTGGTGGAGCCCAGCGGCGGGCGCATCCTGATCGATGGGCAGGACGAGACCCGCACCCCCGTGCACAAGCGGGACATCGGCCTCGTCTTCCAGCATTACGCCCTGTTCCCCCACCTGACGGTGGCGGAGAACATCGGCTTTCCCTTGCGCATGCGCGGCGTCGCCCCGGCGGACCTCGCGCGGCGCGTGAAGGAGGCGCTGGAGATGGTCCATCTCGGCCATCTCGCCGGGCGTTTCCCCAAGGAGCTTTCCGGCGGGCAGCAGCAGCGCGTCGCCCTGGCGCGCTGCTTCGTCTACCAGCCCTCGGTCATCCTGATGGACGAGCCGCTGGGAGCGCTCGACAAGAAGCTGCGCGAGCACATGCAGTACGAGATCAAGCGCCTGCACCGCGAGACGGGCGCCACGATCATCTACGTCACCCATGACCAGGAGGAAGCCCTGGCCATGTCCGACCGCATCTGCCTGATGAACCACGCGCGGATCGAGCAGCTCGGCACCCCGCACGACATCTACGCCCGCCCGAAGACCGCCTTCGCCGCCGACTTCATCGGCGTGTCGAACATCTTCCGCGGACAGGTCCGGCGCGACGGCAGCGGGGCGCCCATGCTGGTCACCGGCAACGGCAGCTTCCGCCTGTCGGCCGACACCCCGGACAGCCAGGACGGCACGCTGGTTGTCCGTCCCGAGCAGCTCGACATCGACGGCGACGGCGACAACGAGGTGCGGGGCGAGGTGGTCGACACCGTCTATGCCGGGTCCGAGACCCGCGTCCTGGTGTCGCTCGGCGGCGAGGAGACGATCACCGTCCGGCTGCGCCGCGGCACCGCCCCGCCGCGGCTGGGCGAAGTGGTCGCGGTGCGCTGGCGCGCCGACGCCGGGGTGCTGGTGTCATGA
- a CDS encoding ABC transporter permease subunit: MSAATLNHDGAFAAARRRLRFGPLWLAAPGLAFLAIFFLFPVLRLLGLSVQDLETSAWTGDHYARIVATDVYFRVLMSTFRIAGLTALLSLLFGYPLAYWLAQLPERQRGLAILAVMVPFWTSYLVKTFAWMVILGRTGVINQILSGTGASPLPLLHNEFGVMAGMVHAMLPLAVLTMLPVMTTLDRRLVQAAETLGAPPANAFWLVYFQLSLPGVAAAGLLTFISSLGFFIVPALLGGPQQTMLAQLIISQIQEMLNWAFAGALATFMLVAALVTCWVYDRLFGLSSLSGETSGRTGGGQGRLREAGMGILSALAKASTALGGPVGRLLGPKVMDRLLPLYSAAVIVFLVAPALVVVPIAFTTSPFLDFPPPGYGLEWFRVYFNSDLWVSATIRSFAVAFATAVLATLVAGLAALALARSSSRWRGAIFAFFLAPMIVPRIVIAVGLFYLFAQIGLVATDLGLIIGHTVLALPFAFVAISAVVKGHDWRLDQAAATLGANRFKTLMLVTVPLIRGGLVAAFLFAFITSFDELTVAIFVSGGVKTTLPKQMWDDMILQLNPTLAAVSVVVFAIVMALLLMAEWLRRPAR; this comes from the coding sequence ATGAGCGCCGCCACCCTGAACCATGACGGCGCCTTCGCCGCGGCGCGGCGGCGGCTGCGCTTCGGCCCGCTGTGGCTGGCCGCCCCCGGCCTCGCCTTCCTCGCCATCTTCTTCCTGTTCCCGGTGCTGCGGCTGCTCGGCCTCAGCGTCCAGGACCTGGAGACCTCGGCCTGGACCGGCGACCATTACGCCCGCATCGTCGCCACGGACGTCTATTTCCGCGTCCTGATGAGCACCTTCCGCATCGCCGGGCTGACCGCCCTGCTGTCGCTGCTGTTCGGCTACCCGCTGGCCTACTGGCTGGCGCAGTTGCCGGAGCGCCAGCGCGGGCTGGCGATCCTGGCGGTGATGGTGCCCTTCTGGACCAGCTATCTGGTGAAGACCTTCGCCTGGATGGTCATCCTGGGGCGGACCGGCGTCATCAACCAGATCCTCTCCGGTACGGGGGCGTCGCCCCTGCCGCTGCTGCACAACGAGTTCGGCGTGATGGCCGGCATGGTGCACGCCATGCTGCCGCTGGCCGTGCTGACCATGCTGCCGGTGATGACCACCCTCGACCGCCGGCTGGTCCAGGCGGCGGAGACGCTGGGCGCCCCGCCGGCCAACGCCTTCTGGCTGGTCTATTTCCAGCTGTCGCTGCCCGGCGTGGCGGCGGCGGGCCTGCTGACCTTCATCTCCTCGCTGGGCTTCTTCATCGTGCCGGCGCTGCTCGGCGGGCCGCAGCAGACCATGCTGGCGCAGCTCATCATCTCGCAGATCCAGGAGATGCTGAACTGGGCCTTCGCCGGCGCGCTGGCCACCTTCATGCTGGTCGCGGCGCTGGTCACCTGCTGGGTCTACGACCGGCTGTTCGGCCTGTCTTCCCTGTCGGGCGAGACGTCCGGGCGGACCGGCGGCGGCCAGGGCCGCCTGCGCGAGGCCGGGATGGGCATCCTGTCGGCCCTCGCCAAGGCGTCGACGGCGCTGGGCGGACCGGTCGGGCGCCTGCTGGGGCCGAAGGTGATGGACCGGCTGCTGCCGCTCTACTCCGCGGCGGTGATCGTCTTCCTGGTCGCCCCGGCGCTGGTCGTGGTGCCCATCGCCTTCACCACCTCGCCCTTCCTCGACTTCCCGCCGCCGGGCTACGGCCTGGAGTGGTTCCGCGTCTACTTCAACTCCGACCTCTGGGTGTCGGCGACGATCCGCTCCTTCGCGGTGGCCTTCGCCACGGCGGTCCTGGCGACGCTGGTGGCCGGTCTGGCCGCGCTGGCGCTCGCCCGCTCCTCCTCGCGCTGGCGGGGGGCGATCTTCGCCTTCTTCCTGGCGCCGATGATCGTGCCGCGCATCGTCATCGCGGTCGGGCTGTTCTACCTGTTCGCCCAGATCGGGCTGGTCGCCACCGACCTCGGCCTGATCATCGGCCACACGGTGCTCGCCCTGCCCTTCGCCTTCGTCGCCATCTCCGCGGTGGTCAAGGGGCACGACTGGCGGCTGGACCAGGCGGCGGCGACGCTGGGGGCGAACCGCTTCAAGACGCTGATGCTGGTCACCGTCCCGCTGATCCGCGGCGGACTGGTGGCGGCCTTCCTGTTCGCCTTCATCACCTCCTTCGACGAGCTGACCGTGGCGATCTTCGTCAGCGGCGGCGTCAAGACCACGCTGCCCAAGCAGATGTGGGACGACATGATCCTTCAGTTGAACCCGACGCTGGCCGCCGTGTCCGTCGTGGTCTTCGCGATCGTGATGGCCCTGCTGCTGATGGCGGAGTGGCTGCGCCGCCCGGCGCGCTGA
- a CDS encoding AMP-binding protein — translation MSDFEEGFVRLFTQAARTGRARLFARFNGEALSFATLDRQSDGVAAELRRLGLKPGDRVALMLRNSPLVLSTLFGLAKAGLVWVPINAQQRGEGLRYILEHSEPGAIVAEAEFLPVIAETGAVPAGTPLIVQGDPAAALRLETLLESDAAFEEAPPAPDDIFAIMYTSGTTGRPKGVLVSHRMMRLAGEAVARVSAARDGDVLFVWEPLYHIGGAQMIVMPLIRSVSLAMVDRFSASRFWDQVREYGATHIHYLGGILQILLKQPVSPRDRDHPVRIAWGGGCPKETWTPFEERFGVQIRECYGMTEASSITTCNDEGVVGAVGRPMPWFTVELLDGAGKPVPQGERGEIVVRTDRPGAIFAGYFRNPEATARALKDGALHTGDLGSLDENGTLLFHGRMTDSVRCKGENVSAWEVEHVAATHPSVEDCAIIGVAADVGEQDIKLFVKPKAGATLDIASLSGWLGKQLAPYQNPRYIAVVEEFERTPSQRIMKHKLSPALDGCWDRLAG, via the coding sequence ATGTCCGATTTCGAAGAAGGGTTCGTCCGCCTGTTCACGCAGGCGGCCCGGACCGGGCGCGCCCGCCTGTTCGCCCGCTTCAACGGCGAGGCGCTGAGCTTCGCCACGCTCGACCGCCAGTCCGACGGCGTGGCGGCGGAGCTGCGGCGGCTGGGGCTGAAGCCCGGCGACCGCGTGGCGCTGATGCTGCGCAACAGCCCGCTGGTGCTCTCCACCCTGTTCGGCCTCGCCAAGGCCGGGCTGGTCTGGGTGCCGATCAACGCCCAGCAGCGCGGCGAGGGGCTGCGCTACATCCTGGAGCATTCGGAGCCCGGCGCCATCGTCGCCGAGGCCGAGTTCCTGCCGGTGATCGCCGAGACGGGCGCGGTGCCCGCCGGCACGCCGCTGATCGTCCAGGGCGACCCCGCCGCGGCGCTGCGGCTGGAGACCCTGCTGGAGTCCGACGCCGCCTTCGAGGAGGCGCCGCCCGCCCCCGACGACATCTTCGCCATCATGTACACCTCCGGCACCACCGGGCGGCCCAAGGGCGTGCTGGTGTCGCACCGCATGATGCGTCTGGCCGGCGAGGCGGTGGCCCGCGTCTCCGCCGCCCGTGACGGCGACGTGCTGTTCGTGTGGGAGCCGCTGTACCACATCGGCGGCGCCCAGATGATCGTCATGCCGCTGATCCGCAGCGTGTCGCTGGCCATGGTCGACCGCTTCAGCGCCAGCCGCTTCTGGGACCAGGTGCGGGAGTATGGGGCGACCCACATCCATTATCTGGGCGGCATCCTGCAGATCCTGCTGAAGCAGCCGGTCTCCCCGCGCGACCGCGACCACCCCGTGCGCATCGCCTGGGGCGGCGGCTGCCCCAAGGAGACCTGGACGCCCTTCGAGGAGCGGTTCGGCGTGCAGATCCGCGAATGCTACGGCATGACCGAGGCGTCGAGCATCACCACCTGCAACGACGAGGGCGTCGTCGGCGCGGTCGGCCGCCCGATGCCCTGGTTCACCGTGGAGCTGCTGGACGGCGCGGGCAAGCCTGTGCCGCAGGGCGAGCGGGGCGAGATCGTCGTCCGCACCGACCGGCCCGGCGCCATCTTCGCCGGCTATTTCCGCAACCCGGAGGCGACGGCCCGTGCGCTCAAGGACGGCGCCCTGCACACCGGCGACCTCGGCTCGCTCGATGAAAACGGCACGCTGCTGTTCCACGGCCGGATGACCGACAGCGTGCGCTGCAAGGGCGAGAACGTCTCGGCCTGGGAGGTCGAGCATGTCGCGGCCACCCATCCTTCCGTCGAGGACTGCGCCATCATCGGCGTCGCCGCCGACGTCGGCGAGCAGGACATCAAACTCTTCGTGAAGCCGAAGGCCGGGGCGACGCTGGATATCGCGTCGCTGTCCGGCTGGCTCGGAAAACAGCTCGCGCCCTATCAGAATCCGCGCTACATCGCGGTGGTCGAGGAGTTCGAGCGCACCCCCAGCCAGCGCATCATGAAGCACAAGCTGTCCCCGGCCTTAGACGGCTGCTGGGATCGGCTGGCCGGCTGA
- a CDS encoding methyl-accepting chemotaxis protein: MPLHRWFSNRKLLHKILVPVLVLLIVIASLVWTARSAISDLTSSTARITDLVADRLGATIAVQSALGDAMDTEANAIVASSREAIDAANAQLTANIAKALAAIDTLAEAYDDPAERESIQAIKSIVGEYERVAQTTVQLARGFDTDGAIRVSIDVGRPVRQKLTAALGERVEQSMAETREAEKRATALSQQVMTRLYTVAGAGLLFAFGLLGSILLFFVVRPLHRLTSEMTSIAAGDLAVAIQGTERTDEVGLLARALQVFKSNGLEMRRLQEESDAQKRQMEADRRAAMLALADQFDANVQGVVQAVSQAARQLQSNAQTMTGAAETTTEQASSVAAATEQASANVATVAAASEQLGSSIGEIGRQVNGAATVARDAVAEGERTNALVERLASAAQKIGDVVNLIQNIASQTNLLALNATIEAARAGEAGKGFAVVAGEVKALATQTSQATEEIASQITEIQAITEGTVTAIRNIARTIADVDAIAGAIAAAVEEQTAATHEIGRNIQQAAQGTRLVSGNIGGVSQSATDVREAAAEVLDAANSLSRDSDLLRDEIHGFIARVRAG; encoded by the coding sequence ATGCCGCTGCACCGCTGGTTCTCGAACCGCAAGTTATTGCACAAGATCCTCGTTCCGGTTCTTGTTCTGCTGATCGTCATCGCCAGCCTCGTCTGGACCGCCCGGAGCGCGATCTCCGATCTGACAAGCTCAACCGCCCGCATCACCGACCTGGTCGCCGACCGGCTCGGCGCGACCATCGCCGTGCAATCGGCGCTGGGCGATGCCATGGACACCGAGGCGAACGCCATCGTCGCCTCGTCCCGCGAGGCCATCGACGCCGCCAACGCGCAGCTCACGGCCAACATCGCCAAGGCCCTGGCCGCCATCGACACGCTGGCCGAGGCCTACGACGACCCGGCGGAGCGCGAGAGCATCCAGGCCATCAAGTCGATCGTCGGAGAGTATGAGCGCGTCGCCCAGACGACCGTGCAGCTGGCCCGCGGTTTCGACACCGACGGCGCCATCCGCGTGTCCATCGACGTCGGCCGCCCCGTCCGGCAGAAGCTGACCGCCGCGCTGGGCGAGCGGGTGGAGCAGAGCATGGCCGAGACGCGGGAGGCCGAGAAGCGCGCAACCGCGCTCTCCCAACAGGTCATGACGCGGCTCTACACGGTCGCGGGCGCCGGCCTGCTGTTCGCCTTCGGCCTGCTGGGGTCCATCCTGCTGTTCTTCGTCGTTCGTCCGCTGCACCGCCTGACGTCGGAGATGACCTCGATCGCCGCCGGCGACTTGGCCGTGGCCATCCAGGGCACCGAGCGCACGGACGAGGTCGGCCTGCTCGCCCGCGCGCTCCAGGTCTTCAAGAGCAACGGGCTGGAGATGCGGCGCCTCCAGGAGGAGAGCGACGCGCAGAAGCGCCAGATGGAGGCCGACCGCCGGGCCGCCATGCTGGCCCTGGCCGACCAGTTCGACGCCAACGTGCAGGGCGTGGTGCAGGCCGTCTCGCAGGCCGCCCGCCAGCTTCAGAGCAACGCGCAGACGATGACCGGCGCCGCCGAGACGACGACGGAGCAGGCCTCCTCGGTCGCCGCCGCGACGGAGCAGGCGTCGGCCAACGTCGCGACGGTCGCCGCGGCGTCGGAGCAGCTGGGCAGCTCCATCGGGGAGATCGGCCGTCAGGTCAACGGCGCCGCGACGGTCGCCCGCGACGCCGTCGCCGAAGGGGAACGGACCAACGCGCTGGTCGAGCGGCTGGCCAGCGCCGCCCAGAAGATCGGCGACGTGGTCAACCTGATCCAGAACATCGCCAGCCAGACGAACCTGCTGGCGCTGAACGCGACCATCGAGGCGGCCCGCGCCGGCGAGGCCGGCAAGGGCTTCGCCGTGGTGGCGGGCGAGGTCAAGGCGCTGGCCACCCAGACGTCCCAGGCCACCGAGGAGATCGCCAGCCAGATCACCGAGATCCAGGCGATCACCGAAGGCACCGTGACGGCCATCCGCAACATCGCCCGGACCATCGCCGACGTGGACGCCATCGCCGGCGCCATCGCCGCCGCCGTGGAGGAGCAGACCGCCGCCACGCACGAGATCGGCCGCAACATCCAGCAGGCCGCCCAGGGCACCCGGCTGGTCTCCGGCAACATCGGCGGAGTCAGCCAGTCGGCCACCGACGTGCGCGAGGCCGCCGCCGAAGTGCTGGACGCCGCGAACAGCCTGTCCCGCGACTCCGACCTGCTGCGCGACGAGATCCACGGCTTCATCGCCCGGGTCCGCGCCGGCTGA